The proteins below are encoded in one region of Triticum aestivum cultivar Chinese Spring chromosome 1B, IWGSC CS RefSeq v2.1, whole genome shotgun sequence:
- the LOC123104857 gene encoding uncharacterized protein isoform X3, with protein sequence MFFLSISGSIIGKFVPSRLLRVPADLSVLIFPGFIFCDRAPERLHLDGRSEGFAVDKLTGLSTPNNGVGPLTCGFCWYQEKEVPFNLQELCQWQRAFLDNDVVLHVRKMQRVKSAQEGILQAAPNPILWDRN encoded by the exons ATGTTCTTTCTGTCTATATCTGGTTCTATTATTGGCAAATTTGTGCCTTCGAGATTGCTGCGAGT ACCAGCGGACCTTTCCGTCCTCATATTCCCCGGATTCATTTTCTGCGATCGAGCGCCCGAGCGGTTGCATCTCGACGGCAG ATCAGAAGGTTTTGCAGTTGACAAGCTTACAGGTTTGAGCACCCCGAACAACGGGGTGGGCCCTTTGACCTGTGGGTTTTGCTGGTACCAAGAGAAGGAGGTTCCTTTTAACCTGCAGGAGCTCTGCCAATGGCAGCGTGCTTTCCTTGACAATGACGTGGTACTGCACGTACGCAAGATGCAGCGAGTGAAATCGGCGCAAGAGGGCATCTTGCAAGCAGCACCAAATCCTATATTATGGGACCGA AATTAA
- the LOC123104857 gene encoding uncharacterized protein isoform X1 gives MFFLSISGSIIGKFVPSRLLRVPADLSVLIFPGFIFCDRAPERLHLDGRSEGFAVDKLTGLSTPNNGVGPLTCGFCWYQEKEVPFNLQELCQWQRAFLDNDVVLHVRKMQRVKSAQEGILQAAPNPILWDRVKCGSVIELSMKEEDTSTSPSNKDCGNGDGSVSRRA, from the exons ATGTTCTTTCTGTCTATATCTGGTTCTATTATTGGCAAATTTGTGCCTTCGAGATTGCTGCGAGT ACCAGCGGACCTTTCCGTCCTCATATTCCCCGGATTCATTTTCTGCGATCGAGCGCCCGAGCGGTTGCATCTCGACGGCAG ATCAGAAGGTTTTGCAGTTGACAAGCTTACAGGTTTGAGCACCCCGAACAACGGGGTGGGCCCTTTGACCTGTGGGTTTTGCTGGTACCAAGAGAAGGAGGTTCCTTTTAACCTGCAGGAGCTCTGCCAATGGCAGCGTGCTTTCCTTGACAATGACGTGGTACTGCACGTACGCAAGATGCAGCGAGTGAAATCGGCGCAAGAGGGCATCTTGCAAGCAGCACCAAATCCTATATTATGGGACCGA GTCAAATGTGGCTCGGTGATAGAATTAAGCATGAAGGAGGAAGATACCAGCACCAGCCCCAGCAATAAAGActgcggcaacggcgacggcagtgTGTCCCGGCGAGCGTGA
- the LOC123104857 gene encoding uncharacterized protein isoform X2, which yields MKRACVCIRSAVVEKPEKNISLRSEGFAVDKLTGLSTPNNGVGPLTCGFCWYQEKEVPFNLQELCQWQRAFLDNDVVLHVRKMQRVKSAQEGILQAAPNPILWDRVKCGSVIELSMKEEDTSTSPSNKDCGNGDGSVSRRA from the exons ATGAAGAGGGCATGTGTTTGTATTAG AAGTGCCGTAGTTGAGAAGCCTGAGAAGAATATATCACTTAG ATCAGAAGGTTTTGCAGTTGACAAGCTTACAGGTTTGAGCACCCCGAACAACGGGGTGGGCCCTTTGACCTGTGGGTTTTGCTGGTACCAAGAGAAGGAGGTTCCTTTTAACCTGCAGGAGCTCTGCCAATGGCAGCGTGCTTTCCTTGACAATGACGTGGTACTGCACGTACGCAAGATGCAGCGAGTGAAATCGGCGCAAGAGGGCATCTTGCAAGCAGCACCAAATCCTATATTATGGGACCGA GTCAAATGTGGCTCGGTGATAGAATTAAGCATGAAGGAGGAAGATACCAGCACCAGCCCCAGCAATAAAGActgcggcaacggcgacggcagtgTGTCCCGGCGAGCGTGA